In Brienomyrus brachyistius isolate T26 chromosome 3, BBRACH_0.4, whole genome shotgun sequence, the following proteins share a genomic window:
- the dna2 gene encoding DNA replication ATP-dependent helicase/nuclease DNA2 isoform X3, with the protein MIAGNNQRQIGAFFSGGATGVPSALKKNACTAERMQALVDPTTLHVQKESDPEWENLPPSPYPSCVPETPDSQIRTSLPVPEHTSKAQVPVPCSLRSQAFGLQKSLTARKFLLSPRGWRTPLGPASLGSQNGGVLSTRRLLSDFGGVQKNVQSRPLSAGGSPKLRGDSAFGVPLKAVRASATTPVKRKSSEDEWVAEQKRKQILRQYRTEGIPEPVRTPIQTNREDNVLSLLDQQLTDTGSKSHSGAPDGGEGVPRGSEGNHLHMPLSGGGLGDTCPSSNRDLAASEDALTGLEDLLQDESFWSDDKMEADQLDANKLRAIPNDVILSTGLHNRYWVLDVQEVVTPKGDLEKHLKITASKIMHPTESCVLKEGWESTSVAIGDIVHLEGESDRGNWFIGRDSGFLVLQPDVLISCTSISNSIRCMRRAVFSERFKAFDGGSKQMLNGTMVHEIFQKAATSGGFHPQRLQQLLEEAMLGPAFLREMYSLKLSQADMRREVEEYLPSLGKWASDYLASSAQAGKKQLMVKLPGECHQGTACHVTVTDIVDIEENIWSPRFGLKGKIDVTARVQIQRRGRDQVGGRGREGVVPLELKTGRESNSIEHRSQVILYNLMSSERREAAEMEAGFLLYLKTGSMHAITGSRMDKRELLKLRNTLVYHLVSSVKHGGAGGPYLAPLPNIVTDQQACRFCSQKRNCAVYSRAMEDGKGGSCGSQPSFVEAETQHLRDAHLHYFAHWLLLCSLEAEAPEGRGHRQGIWLQEVQEREAHGCCMGDLVRVGEAMPTSDHMFAQRFRRRGMGPVGTGLSVGDGVLLSRQDKQLFAVAKGFVMDVAGDGGVLCKLNQSISGSPGDAIFRLDKDEGEKGLHTHLGNLSKLMENSMESERLRDIIIDLRPPCFFESLSSVLPRDAKDTVASILKGLNKTQKQAMKKVLLSKDYTVIVGMPGSGKTTTICSLVRILHACGFSVLLTSYTHSAVDNILVKLLRFRVGFLRLGRTHKVHTDVQPYTEEWRCASGIRTLAELEQLYNSELVVATTCMGVGHPLFSRRRFDFCIVDEASQISQLVCLGPLFYAERFVLVGDQQQLAPIVRSRQARDLGMDESLLKRLERHSDAVVELNLQYRMNSDIMSLSNMLMYGGKLECGSERTGRAMLELPMWGAVEQELELNLNRSEYLAWIRAALEPQKPVCFLDTAKVPALETATKGGISNTNEAILVHGLVSLLLKAGCSAKDIGVIAPYRQQLAAISGLLSSPAFNAVEVNTVDKYQGRDKNVIIVSFVRSNTQGRVSVPPLNSSGC; encoded by the exons ATGATCGCTGGGAACAATCAGAGGCAGATCGGCGCTTTTTTCTCCGGTGGCGCCACG GGTGTACCATCTGCCTTGAAGAAGAATGCATGTACTGCTGAGAGGATGCAGGCCCTCGTTGATCCCACGACGCTCCATGTGCAGAAGGAGAGTGATCCAGAGTGGGAGAACTTGCCCCCCTCTCCATACCCTTCATGTGTACCAGAGACCCCAGACAGCCAGATTCGCACCTCTCTTCCTGTTCCAGAGCATACAAGCAAAGCCCAGGTGCCTGTCCCATGCAGCCTAAGGTCACAGGCTTTTGGTCTGCAAAAGTCTCTTACAGCCAGAAAGTTTTTGCTGTCTCCCAGAGGGTGGAGGACACCCTTAGGCCCTGCTTCACTGGGCAGTCAAAATGGTGGGGTGCTGAGCACGAGGAGACTGCTGAGTGACTTTGGGGGGGTGCAGAAGAATGTGCAAAGTAGGCCTCTGAGTGCTGGGGGTTCCCCGAAGCTTAGGGGAGACAGCGCCTTCGGAGTCCCTCTGAAGGCTGTCAGGGCATCTGCTACAACGCCAGTGAAGCGCAAGTCCAGTGAGGACGAGTGGGTTGCAGAGCAAAAACGCAAGCAGATCCTCCGTCAGTACAGGACAGAGGGTATCCCTGAGCCTGTTCGCACACCCATTCAGACCAATAGGGAAGATAATGTGCTTTCCCTGCTGGACCAGCAACTAACTGACACGGGTTCGAAAAGCCACAGTGGTGCCCCCGATGGAGGGGAGGGTGTCCCCAGGGGCAGTGAGGGGAACCACCTGCACATGCCACTTAGTGGGGGAGGTTTGGGGGATACTTGCCCATCAAGCAACAGAGATTTGGCAGCCAGCGAAGATGCACTAACAGGCTTAGAGGATCTTCTGCAAGATGAAAGCTTCTGGTCAGATGACAAGATGGAAGCAGATCAGCTTGATGCAAA CAAACTGAGAGCTATTCCAAATGATGTCATCTTGTCAACCGGGCTGCACAATAGGTACTGGGTTCTGGATGTGCAGGAAGTTGTCACTCCCAAAGGTGACTTGGAGAAGCATCTGAAGATCACAGCTTCAAAGATCATGCACCCTACAGAGAGCTGTGTGCTGAAGGAAGGATG GGAATCCACGTCTGTTGCCATAGGAGACATCGTTCATCTGGAGGGGGAGAGTGACCGTGGAAATTGGTTCATTGGGAGGGACTCCGGTTTCTTGGTCCTGCAACCTGATGTTCTGATCTCCTGCACCAGTATCTCCAACAGCATCCGCTGCATGAGGCGGGCAGTTTTCTCTGAGAGATTTAAG GCCTTTGATGGGGGCTCTAAGCAGATGCTCAATGGCACCATGGTCCACGAAATCTTCCAGAAAGCAGCCACCTCAGGGGGCTTCCACCCACAGAGACTCCAGCAGTTGTTGGAAGAAGCCATGCTGGGTCCCGCTTTCCTCAGGGAAAT GTACAGTCTGAAGCTCAGCCAGGCAGACATGCGGAGGGAGGTGGAGGAGTATCTCCCGTCTCTGGGCAAATGGGCCAGTGACTACCTGGCCTCCTCGGCACAGGCTGGGAAAAAGCAGCTCATGGTCAAGCT GCCGGGGGAGTGTCACCAGGGCACCGCCTGCCACGTCACAGTCACGGATATTGTGGATATCGAGGAGAACATCTGGTCGCCTCGCTTCGGCCTCAAAGGAAAGATCGACGTGACAGCGCGCGTGCAGATCCAGCGGCGGGGGCGGGATCAGGTCGGGGGGCGAGGCCGGGAGGGTGTGGTGCCTCTGGAACTGAAGACTGGCAGGGAGTCCAACTCCATCGAGCACCGCAGTCAG GTGATCCTGTATAACTTGATGAGTTCTGAGAGGCGTGAGGCAGCAGAAATGGAGGCAGGCTTCCTGCTGTACCTGAAGACGGGTAGCATGCATGCCATCACGGGGAGTCGCATGGACAAGCGAG AGCTCCTGAAGCTGAGGAACACATTGGTATATCACCTCGTCAGCAGTGTTAAGCATGGAGGGGCTGGAGGCCCATACCTTGCACCACTGCCCAACATCGTCACGGACCAGCAGGCCTGCAGATTTTGCTCGCAGAAGAGGAATTGCGCCGTCTACAGCAG GGCCATGGAGGATGGCAAAGGGGGTAGCTGCGGGTCTCAGCCCTCCTTCGTGGAGGCAGAGACCCAGCACCTGCGGGACGCCCATCTGCACTACTTTGCACACTGGCTGCTGCTCTGCTCCTTGGAAGCTGAGGCCCcggagggcaggggacaccgacAAGGCATTTGGCTGCAGGAGGTGCAGGAGAG GGAGGCCCATGGCTGCTGCATGGGTGACCTGGTGCGGGTGGGCGAAGCCATGCCCACATCGGACCACATGTTTGCCCAGCGCTTCCGTCGCCGGGGGATGGGGCCCGTGGGGACAGGCCTGAGCGTGGGTGACGGGGTGCTGCTCAGCCGGCAGGACAAGCAGCTGTTTGCTGTGGCCAAGGGCTTCGTGATGGATGTGGCTGGGGATGGTGGTGTACTCTGCAAGCTGAACCA GAGTATCTCTGGTTCTCCTGGTGATGCCATCTTCCGTTTGGACAAAGACGAGGGTGAGAAGGGCCTGCATACCCACCTCGGCAACCTCTCCAAGCTCATGGAGAATTCCATGGAAAG TGAGAGGCTTCGGGACATCATCATCGACTTACGACCCCCCTGCTTCTTCGAGAGCCTGAGCAGCGTGCTACCCCGGGATGCCAAGGACACAGTGGCCAGCATCTTAAAAG GTCTGAACAAAACTCAGAAGCAGGCAATGAAGAAGGTCCTTCTCTCTAAAGACTACACCGTCATCGTTGGAATGCCGGGCTCTGGAAAGACTACAACAATTTGCTCTCTA GTACGCATCCTCCATGCCTGCGGCTTCAGCGTGCTTCTCACCAGCTATACCCACTCAGCCGTGGACAACATCCTGGTGAAATTACTGCGCTTTCGGGTTGGCTTTCTGCGCCTGGGCCGTACCCACAAGGTGCACACCGATGTGCAACCTTACACAGAGGAGTGGCGCTGCGCCTCGGGCATCCGGACCCTTGCCGAGCTGGAGCAGCTGTATAATAGTGAG CTCGTGGTGGCAACAACCTGCATGGGTGTTGGGCACCCCCTGTTTAGCCGGCGGCGTTTTGACTTTTGCATTGTGGACGAGGCATCGCAGATCAGCCAGCTTGTGTGCCTGGGCCCGCTCTTCTATGCGGAGCGCTTCGTGCTGGTGGGGGACCAGCAACAGCTAGCCCCCATTgtaaggagccggcaggccag AGATCTGGGGATGGACGAGAGCTTGCTGAAGCGCTTGGAGAGGCACAGCGACGCCGTGGTTGAGTTAAACCTGCAGTACAGGATGAACAG TGATATCATGTCTCTGAGCAACATGCTGATGTATGGTGGCAAGCTGGAATGTGGCTCGGAGCGTACTGGCAGAGCCATGCTGGAGCTGCCGATGTGGGGTGCCGTGGAGCAAGAACTAGAACTCAATCTGAATCGATCTGAGTACCTCGCCTGGATCCGGGCCGCCCTGGAGCCGCAGAAGCCAGTATGCTTCCTGGACACAGCCAAG gtcCCTGCCCTCGAGACGGCGACTAAAGGCGGCATCAGTAACACCAATGAAGCCATCTTGGTGCACGGCCTTGTTAGCTTGCTGCTAAAG GCGGGCTGCAGCGCTAAGGACATCGGTGTCATTGCCCCATACCGGCAGCAGCTGGCTGCCATCTCAGGCCTGTTGAGCAGCCCTGCCTTCAACGCTGTCGAGGTCAACACGGTGGACAAGTACCAGGGCCGCGACAAGAATGTCATCATTGTCTCCTTCGTTCGGAGCAACACCCAGGGCCGTGTGAGTGTTCCGCCTCTCAACAGCAGTGGGTGTTAG
- the dna2 gene encoding DNA replication ATP-dependent helicase/nuclease DNA2 isoform X1: protein MIAGNNQRQIGAFFSGGATGVPSALKKNACTAERMQALVDPTTLHVQKESDPEWENLPPSPYPSCVPETPDSQIRTSLPVPEHTSKAQVPVPCSLRSQAFGLQKSLTARKFLLSPRGWRTPLGPASLGSQNGGVLSTRRLLSDFGGVQKNVQSRPLSAGGSPKLRGDSAFGVPLKAVRASATTPVKRKSSEDEWVAEQKRKQILRQYRTEGIPEPVRTPIQTNREDNVLSLLDQQLTDTGSKSHSGAPDGGEGVPRGSEGNHLHMPLSGGGLGDTCPSSNRDLAASEDALTGLEDLLQDESFWSDDKMEADQLDANKLRAIPNDVILSTGLHNRYWVLDVQEVVTPKGDLEKHLKITASKIMHPTESCVLKEGWESTSVAIGDIVHLEGESDRGNWFIGRDSGFLVLQPDVLISCTSISNSIRCMRRAVFSERFKAFDGGSKQMLNGTMVHEIFQKAATSGGFHPQRLQQLLEEAMLGPAFLREMYSLKLSQADMRREVEEYLPSLGKWASDYLASSAQAGKKQLMVKLPGECHQGTACHVTVTDIVDIEENIWSPRFGLKGKIDVTARVQIQRRGRDQVGGRGREGVVPLELKTGRESNSIEHRSQVILYNLMSSERREAAEMEAGFLLYLKTGSMHAITGSRMDKRELLKLRNTLVYHLVSSVKHGGAGGPYLAPLPNIVTDQQACRFCSQKRNCAVYSRAMEDGKGGSCGSQPSFVEAETQHLRDAHLHYFAHWLLLCSLEAEAPEGRGHRQGIWLQEVQEREAHGCCMGDLVRVGEAMPTSDHMFAQRFRRRGMGPVGTGLSVGDGVLLSRQDKQLFAVAKGFVMDVAGDGGVLCKLNQSISGSPGDAIFRLDKDEGEKGLHTHLGNLSKLMENSMESERLRDIIIDLRPPCFFESLSSVLPRDAKDTVASILKGLNKTQKQAMKKVLLSKDYTVIVGMPGSGKTTTICSLVRILHACGFSVLLTSYTHSAVDNILVKLLRFRVGFLRLGRTHKVHTDVQPYTEEWRCASGIRTLAELEQLYNSELVVATTCMGVGHPLFSRRRFDFCIVDEASQISQLVCLGPLFYAERFVLVGDQQQLAPIVRSRQARDLGMDESLLKRLERHSDAVVELNLQYRMNSDIMSLSNMLMYGGKLECGSERTGRAMLELPMWGAVEQELELNLNRSEYLAWIRAALEPQKPVCFLDTAKVPALETATKGGISNTNEAILVHGLVSLLLKAGCSAKDIGVIAPYRQQLAAISGLLSSPAFNAVEVNTVDKYQGRDKNVIIVSFVRSNTQGRTGELLKDWRRLNVAVTRAKLKLLLLGSAPTLKLFAPLEKLLGHLERTGGILLLPPAAHQDLSRMCL, encoded by the exons ATGATCGCTGGGAACAATCAGAGGCAGATCGGCGCTTTTTTCTCCGGTGGCGCCACG GGTGTACCATCTGCCTTGAAGAAGAATGCATGTACTGCTGAGAGGATGCAGGCCCTCGTTGATCCCACGACGCTCCATGTGCAGAAGGAGAGTGATCCAGAGTGGGAGAACTTGCCCCCCTCTCCATACCCTTCATGTGTACCAGAGACCCCAGACAGCCAGATTCGCACCTCTCTTCCTGTTCCAGAGCATACAAGCAAAGCCCAGGTGCCTGTCCCATGCAGCCTAAGGTCACAGGCTTTTGGTCTGCAAAAGTCTCTTACAGCCAGAAAGTTTTTGCTGTCTCCCAGAGGGTGGAGGACACCCTTAGGCCCTGCTTCACTGGGCAGTCAAAATGGTGGGGTGCTGAGCACGAGGAGACTGCTGAGTGACTTTGGGGGGGTGCAGAAGAATGTGCAAAGTAGGCCTCTGAGTGCTGGGGGTTCCCCGAAGCTTAGGGGAGACAGCGCCTTCGGAGTCCCTCTGAAGGCTGTCAGGGCATCTGCTACAACGCCAGTGAAGCGCAAGTCCAGTGAGGACGAGTGGGTTGCAGAGCAAAAACGCAAGCAGATCCTCCGTCAGTACAGGACAGAGGGTATCCCTGAGCCTGTTCGCACACCCATTCAGACCAATAGGGAAGATAATGTGCTTTCCCTGCTGGACCAGCAACTAACTGACACGGGTTCGAAAAGCCACAGTGGTGCCCCCGATGGAGGGGAGGGTGTCCCCAGGGGCAGTGAGGGGAACCACCTGCACATGCCACTTAGTGGGGGAGGTTTGGGGGATACTTGCCCATCAAGCAACAGAGATTTGGCAGCCAGCGAAGATGCACTAACAGGCTTAGAGGATCTTCTGCAAGATGAAAGCTTCTGGTCAGATGACAAGATGGAAGCAGATCAGCTTGATGCAAA CAAACTGAGAGCTATTCCAAATGATGTCATCTTGTCAACCGGGCTGCACAATAGGTACTGGGTTCTGGATGTGCAGGAAGTTGTCACTCCCAAAGGTGACTTGGAGAAGCATCTGAAGATCACAGCTTCAAAGATCATGCACCCTACAGAGAGCTGTGTGCTGAAGGAAGGATG GGAATCCACGTCTGTTGCCATAGGAGACATCGTTCATCTGGAGGGGGAGAGTGACCGTGGAAATTGGTTCATTGGGAGGGACTCCGGTTTCTTGGTCCTGCAACCTGATGTTCTGATCTCCTGCACCAGTATCTCCAACAGCATCCGCTGCATGAGGCGGGCAGTTTTCTCTGAGAGATTTAAG GCCTTTGATGGGGGCTCTAAGCAGATGCTCAATGGCACCATGGTCCACGAAATCTTCCAGAAAGCAGCCACCTCAGGGGGCTTCCACCCACAGAGACTCCAGCAGTTGTTGGAAGAAGCCATGCTGGGTCCCGCTTTCCTCAGGGAAAT GTACAGTCTGAAGCTCAGCCAGGCAGACATGCGGAGGGAGGTGGAGGAGTATCTCCCGTCTCTGGGCAAATGGGCCAGTGACTACCTGGCCTCCTCGGCACAGGCTGGGAAAAAGCAGCTCATGGTCAAGCT GCCGGGGGAGTGTCACCAGGGCACCGCCTGCCACGTCACAGTCACGGATATTGTGGATATCGAGGAGAACATCTGGTCGCCTCGCTTCGGCCTCAAAGGAAAGATCGACGTGACAGCGCGCGTGCAGATCCAGCGGCGGGGGCGGGATCAGGTCGGGGGGCGAGGCCGGGAGGGTGTGGTGCCTCTGGAACTGAAGACTGGCAGGGAGTCCAACTCCATCGAGCACCGCAGTCAG GTGATCCTGTATAACTTGATGAGTTCTGAGAGGCGTGAGGCAGCAGAAATGGAGGCAGGCTTCCTGCTGTACCTGAAGACGGGTAGCATGCATGCCATCACGGGGAGTCGCATGGACAAGCGAG AGCTCCTGAAGCTGAGGAACACATTGGTATATCACCTCGTCAGCAGTGTTAAGCATGGAGGGGCTGGAGGCCCATACCTTGCACCACTGCCCAACATCGTCACGGACCAGCAGGCCTGCAGATTTTGCTCGCAGAAGAGGAATTGCGCCGTCTACAGCAG GGCCATGGAGGATGGCAAAGGGGGTAGCTGCGGGTCTCAGCCCTCCTTCGTGGAGGCAGAGACCCAGCACCTGCGGGACGCCCATCTGCACTACTTTGCACACTGGCTGCTGCTCTGCTCCTTGGAAGCTGAGGCCCcggagggcaggggacaccgacAAGGCATTTGGCTGCAGGAGGTGCAGGAGAG GGAGGCCCATGGCTGCTGCATGGGTGACCTGGTGCGGGTGGGCGAAGCCATGCCCACATCGGACCACATGTTTGCCCAGCGCTTCCGTCGCCGGGGGATGGGGCCCGTGGGGACAGGCCTGAGCGTGGGTGACGGGGTGCTGCTCAGCCGGCAGGACAAGCAGCTGTTTGCTGTGGCCAAGGGCTTCGTGATGGATGTGGCTGGGGATGGTGGTGTACTCTGCAAGCTGAACCA GAGTATCTCTGGTTCTCCTGGTGATGCCATCTTCCGTTTGGACAAAGACGAGGGTGAGAAGGGCCTGCATACCCACCTCGGCAACCTCTCCAAGCTCATGGAGAATTCCATGGAAAG TGAGAGGCTTCGGGACATCATCATCGACTTACGACCCCCCTGCTTCTTCGAGAGCCTGAGCAGCGTGCTACCCCGGGATGCCAAGGACACAGTGGCCAGCATCTTAAAAG GTCTGAACAAAACTCAGAAGCAGGCAATGAAGAAGGTCCTTCTCTCTAAAGACTACACCGTCATCGTTGGAATGCCGGGCTCTGGAAAGACTACAACAATTTGCTCTCTA GTACGCATCCTCCATGCCTGCGGCTTCAGCGTGCTTCTCACCAGCTATACCCACTCAGCCGTGGACAACATCCTGGTGAAATTACTGCGCTTTCGGGTTGGCTTTCTGCGCCTGGGCCGTACCCACAAGGTGCACACCGATGTGCAACCTTACACAGAGGAGTGGCGCTGCGCCTCGGGCATCCGGACCCTTGCCGAGCTGGAGCAGCTGTATAATAGTGAG CTCGTGGTGGCAACAACCTGCATGGGTGTTGGGCACCCCCTGTTTAGCCGGCGGCGTTTTGACTTTTGCATTGTGGACGAGGCATCGCAGATCAGCCAGCTTGTGTGCCTGGGCCCGCTCTTCTATGCGGAGCGCTTCGTGCTGGTGGGGGACCAGCAACAGCTAGCCCCCATTgtaaggagccggcaggccag AGATCTGGGGATGGACGAGAGCTTGCTGAAGCGCTTGGAGAGGCACAGCGACGCCGTGGTTGAGTTAAACCTGCAGTACAGGATGAACAG TGATATCATGTCTCTGAGCAACATGCTGATGTATGGTGGCAAGCTGGAATGTGGCTCGGAGCGTACTGGCAGAGCCATGCTGGAGCTGCCGATGTGGGGTGCCGTGGAGCAAGAACTAGAACTCAATCTGAATCGATCTGAGTACCTCGCCTGGATCCGGGCCGCCCTGGAGCCGCAGAAGCCAGTATGCTTCCTGGACACAGCCAAG gtcCCTGCCCTCGAGACGGCGACTAAAGGCGGCATCAGTAACACCAATGAAGCCATCTTGGTGCACGGCCTTGTTAGCTTGCTGCTAAAG GCGGGCTGCAGCGCTAAGGACATCGGTGTCATTGCCCCATACCGGCAGCAGCTGGCTGCCATCTCAGGCCTGTTGAGCAGCCCTGCCTTCAACGCTGTCGAGGTCAACACGGTGGACAAGTACCAGGGCCGCGACAAGAATGTCATCATTGTCTCCTTCGTTCGGAGCAACACCCAGGGCCGT aCTGGGGAGCTACTGAAGGACTGGAGGCGCCTGAACGTGGCTGTGACACGTGCCAAGCTCAAGCTGCTCCTGCTGGGCTCTGCACCCACACTCAAGCTCTTTGCCCCTCTGGAGAAACTGCTGGGCCACCTGGAGCGCACGGGTGG CATCCTCTTGCTTCCCCCGGCTGCCCATCAGGACCTGTCTAGGATGTGCCTGTGA